Proteins encoded together in one Thermoplasmata archaeon window:
- a CDS encoding V-type ATPase 116kDa subunit family protein, whose translation YGEAPTDAYQAFVTALSPEANGEILLGPSDEDVVRFLIVLRPGLAEPLSRLSQARGVRLTPVPHLDGTVAESLAALRARTVEIVGRRTEIAAALAKISEAWYPTVSAIAEALEIENRKSEVVTKLGASRSVFALEAWVPERDLARLESVVRAASGDRVYFYRVPTHEEPPTMMSNPSGVRRFEFFIRFYSLPQATEWDPTLVFAIVFPIFFGFMLADWGYGLTILLICLWMIAGFPGARRLPKFGRDFVKRIMGPQGMRQLAYALLPGCAIAIGLGLYSDAFFGFPLFHALFGYDSPFVPSQHVPALLLFAGFVGLAMVSLGFLFGLLKEYFHHHPRAAAGKAGGIVLAWGIAFFGLCVIHGADHVSNPLFDLYVAMLAAGLGLLVIGEGIQLGVMGLIEVLSHILSYTRLVGILLASIILALVINSIGGGLVVGGTLVGIVAGLAIILVGQSFNVILGVFEPGIQGARLIFVEYFSKFYSGNGRPFRPFGAPRTHTVPTVAPDGLAAGPLVQAPPPD comes from the coding sequence CTACGGCGAAGCCCCGACGGACGCCTACCAGGCGTTCGTCACCGCGCTCTCTCCCGAGGCGAACGGGGAGATTCTGCTCGGACCCTCCGACGAGGACGTCGTCCGTTTTCTCATCGTGCTGCGCCCGGGCCTCGCCGAACCTCTCTCGCGCCTCTCCCAGGCGCGCGGCGTGCGCCTCACGCCCGTCCCGCATCTCGATGGGACGGTCGCGGAGTCGCTCGCGGCCCTGCGAGCGCGCACGGTCGAGATCGTGGGCCGTCGTACCGAGATCGCGGCCGCGCTCGCGAAGATCTCCGAGGCCTGGTATCCTACGGTGAGCGCGATCGCGGAAGCGCTCGAGATCGAAAACCGGAAATCCGAGGTCGTGACGAAGCTCGGAGCGAGCCGCTCCGTCTTCGCCCTCGAGGCGTGGGTCCCCGAGCGCGACCTCGCGCGGCTCGAATCCGTCGTCCGCGCCGCGAGCGGGGACCGAGTCTACTTCTACCGCGTCCCGACCCACGAAGAGCCGCCCACGATGATGTCGAACCCCTCGGGGGTCCGTCGCTTCGAGTTCTTCATCCGGTTCTACTCGCTGCCGCAGGCGACCGAGTGGGACCCGACGCTCGTCTTCGCGATCGTCTTCCCCATCTTCTTCGGCTTCATGCTCGCCGACTGGGGCTACGGGCTCACGATCCTGTTGATCTGCCTGTGGATGATCGCCGGCTTTCCCGGCGCTCGGCGCCTGCCGAAGTTCGGCCGCGACTTCGTCAAGCGGATCATGGGTCCGCAGGGGATGCGCCAGCTCGCCTACGCGCTCCTCCCCGGCTGCGCGATCGCGATCGGGCTGGGCCTGTACTCGGACGCGTTCTTCGGCTTCCCGCTCTTCCACGCGCTGTTCGGCTACGATAGCCCGTTCGTGCCGAGCCAGCACGTCCCGGCGCTCCTGCTCTTCGCCGGCTTCGTCGGGCTCGCGATGGTCAGCCTCGGATTCCTCTTCGGCCTCCTCAAGGAGTACTTCCACCACCACCCGCGGGCCGCCGCGGGCAAGGCCGGCGGGATCGTGCTGGCCTGGGGGATCGCGTTCTTCGGCCTCTGCGTGATCCACGGCGCGGACCACGTTTCGAACCCGCTCTTCGACCTCTATGTCGCGATGCTCGCCGCGGGCCTCGGGCTCCTCGTGATCGGCGAGGGGATCCAGCTCGGCGTCATGGGCCTCATCGAGGTGCTCAGCCACATCCTGTCGTACACGCGGCTCGTGGGGATCCTGCTCGCGAGCATCATCCTCGCCCTCGTCATCAACTCCATCGGGGGCGGGCTCGTGGTCGGCGGGACCCTCGTCGGGATCGTCGCGGGCCTCGCGATCATCCTGGTCGGCCAGTCGTTCAACGTCATCCTCGGCGTCTTCGAGCCGGGGATCCAGGGCGCGCGGCTGATCTTCGTCGAGTACTTCTCCAAGTTCTACTCGGGCAACGGCCGGCCGTTCCGGCCGTTCGGCGCCCCCCGCACCCACACCGTCCCGACGGTCGCACCGGACGGGCTCGCCGCGGGCCCGCTCGTCCAGGCGCCCCCGCCCGACTAG
- a CDS encoding V-type ATPase subunit: MASSAYASALGRLRPEFSAFLPKDAYPALVQARDPAEIAKLLEGTAYGPDLQQARAAYQGITLVEVGTNRTFVRRNRHALEATPFAGRQVVGAYLTRWDRENIELILAAKAQGRALTETDEHLVSSRDIPAGLYAGVLTLDDYRTLLAQPSLESTVQALVRYGYGATILPLLETFERTHDIFPVVHALDQDYFRTVREAARFFQGDEWVVRQFLSSEIDLRNALLLLKGKAGDLALDEVLQRWFEGGSLPASLAPDLFGARGVVELAERLADRYPSIAEGTEEFQRGGSLGGFESALARDRALGELRRLRTYPLSLSVIFTYLLLAELERADLRRIAFGRMYGIAPERLSPLLVVPRL; the protein is encoded by the coding sequence GTGGCCTCGTCGGCGTACGCGAGCGCGCTCGGCCGCCTGCGGCCGGAGTTCAGCGCGTTCCTTCCGAAGGACGCCTACCCGGCCCTCGTCCAGGCCCGGGACCCGGCGGAGATCGCCAAGCTCCTCGAGGGGACGGCCTACGGGCCGGACCTGCAGCAGGCGCGCGCGGCCTACCAGGGGATCACGCTCGTGGAGGTCGGGACGAACCGCACGTTCGTGCGGCGCAACCGCCACGCCCTCGAGGCGACGCCGTTCGCGGGCCGGCAGGTCGTCGGCGCCTACCTCACGCGGTGGGACCGCGAGAACATCGAGCTGATCCTGGCCGCGAAGGCCCAGGGCCGGGCGCTGACGGAGACCGACGAGCACCTCGTGTCCAGCCGGGACATCCCGGCCGGCCTCTACGCCGGCGTGCTCACGCTCGACGACTACCGGACCCTGCTCGCCCAGCCCTCGCTCGAGTCGACCGTCCAGGCCCTCGTGAGGTACGGCTACGGCGCGACGATCCTGCCGCTGTTGGAGACGTTCGAGCGCACCCACGACATCTTCCCGGTCGTCCACGCCCTCGACCAGGACTACTTCCGCACCGTCCGCGAGGCCGCCCGGTTCTTCCAGGGCGACGAGTGGGTCGTGCGCCAGTTCCTCTCGAGCGAGATCGACCTGCGCAACGCGCTGCTGCTGCTCAAGGGCAAGGCGGGCGACCTCGCGCTCGACGAGGTGCTCCAGCGCTGGTTCGAGGGCGGCAGCCTACCGGCGTCCCTCGCGCCCGACCTCTTCGGCGCCCGCGGCGTGGTCGAGCTCGCCGAGCGCCTCGCCGATCGCTACCCGTCGATCGCCGAGGGGACCGAGGAGTTCCAGCGCGGGGGAAGCCTCGGGGGCTTCGAGTCGGCCCTCGCGCGCGACCGGGCCCTCGGCGAGCTGCGCCGGCTGCGGACCTACCCGCTCTCGCTCAGCGTGATCTTCACCTACCTGTTGCTCGCTGAGCTCGAGCGGGCCGACCTGCGGCGGATCGCCTTCGGCCGGATGTACGGGATCGCGCCCGAGCGACTGAGCCCGCTCCTGGTCGTCCCGCGCCTCTAG
- a CDS encoding V-type ATP synthase subunit E, whose translation MSLDSLIEEIRARGEAELRATLEAQRTELGRLASERDRAIADAGTASARSADAEIARERAQRIAAAKLAARQRLYEARERRLEEGLRATRVLLAEFTNDPEYPEVLRRMVAVATNELGRPIRVSGRAEDAARLGKIAGKSFDPTPRPIVGGLVAETPDGNRRLNLSFDELLRLREDRVRELLA comes from the coding sequence ATGAGCCTCGACAGCCTCATCGAGGAGATCCGCGCCCGCGGCGAGGCCGAGCTGCGCGCGACGCTCGAGGCGCAGCGCACCGAGCTGGGTCGGCTCGCCTCCGAGCGCGATCGCGCGATCGCGGACGCGGGCACGGCGAGCGCGCGCTCCGCCGACGCCGAGATCGCCCGCGAGCGGGCCCAGCGCATCGCGGCCGCCAAGCTCGCGGCGCGCCAGCGCCTGTACGAGGCGCGCGAGCGCCGGCTCGAGGAGGGGCTCCGGGCCACCCGCGTCCTGCTCGCGGAGTTCACGAACGACCCCGAGTACCCCGAGGTGCTCCGGCGCATGGTCGCGGTCGCGACGAACGAGCTCGGCCGCCCGATCCGCGTCTCGGGCCGCGCGGAGGACGCGGCCCGTCTCGGCAAGATCGCGGGCAAGTCGTTCGACCCCACGCCCCGGCCGATCGTCGGCGGCCTGGTCGCGGAGACGCCCGACGGGAACCGCCGGCTGAACCTCTCGTTCGACGAGCTATTGCGCCTGCGCGAGGACCGGGTCCGCGAGCTCCTCGCCTGA
- a CDS encoding ATPase produces MADPYATLAAGIAIAGGLIGTGMAQSGIGAAGMGIIAEKPEKFGQVLFFFVIPETLWIIGFVLGFILLIGAI; encoded by the coding sequence ATGGCCGACCCGTACGCTACGCTCGCCGCCGGGATCGCGATCGCCGGTGGGCTCATCGGGACCGGGATGGCCCAGTCCGGGATCGGCGCCGCCGGCATGGGCATCATCGCCGAGAAGCCCGAGAAGTTCGGGCAGGTCCTCTTCTTCTTCGTGATCCCCGAGACGCTCTGGATCATCGGCTTCGTGCTCGGGTTCATCCTGCTGATCGGCGCGATCTAG
- a CDS encoding vitamin K epoxide reductase family protein, protein MRTRSLRTVVYLAAGLGLIAALFAAAEVLDPGLASVCSVSSSISCSRVLTSGLTSTLGIPDFAWGVGGFVAILVAAGLAEQRPRDRGRAYALLSLTSAGVALALYLLYVEVAQIHAICPVCVTAYVLGGVAWAGAIGLVQRQARAAAKAAAEPPEPAPEADA, encoded by the coding sequence ATGCGAACCCGCTCGCTGCGCACCGTCGTCTACCTCGCGGCCGGGCTGGGCCTCATCGCCGCGCTGTTCGCGGCCGCGGAGGTGCTGGATCCGGGCCTTGCCAGCGTCTGCTCCGTGAGCTCCTCGATCTCCTGCTCGCGCGTGCTGACGAGCGGCCTCACCTCGACGCTCGGGATCCCCGACTTCGCCTGGGGCGTCGGAGGGTTCGTCGCGATCCTCGTCGCCGCCGGCCTCGCCGAACAGCGGCCGCGCGATCGCGGCCGGGCCTACGCGCTCCTCAGCCTGACGAGCGCCGGGGTCGCCCTCGCGCTGTACCTGCTCTACGTCGAGGTCGCACAGATTCACGCGATCTGTCCGGTCTGCGTGACCGCCTACGTGCTCGGCGGGGTCGCCTGGGCCGGGGCGATCGGGCTGGTGCAACGCCAGGCCCGGGCCGCGGCGAAGGCCGCGGCCGAGCCGCCCGAGCCGGCCCCCGAGGCCGACGCCTAG
- a CDS encoding DUF929 family protein yields MVDWDRVEQLRDRGWDWDRIADDPKVGFHPEASVQEPGRALRALYHRHRRRGGRREPEAPSRPSKQDLELREHRWTLPRVGFLAVPVFGLWGLLAYLVPSPVGLLLPAIPWLALGVAAAAFILCFGLWRTQEKRWTPTYRKTLVGGVALGLVLAGTVGLTGYLAFGCPYLPPYSTLGTIGTSGTGSGSAAVSPWAYGSMSAWQDSGKPVVYFFGAEWCPYCSAGSWAIYKALSEFGNVSGAGNALAYSDPSDVYPSTPEIVLANIGYTSSWVSFQVSEYVGSYSGHPFPGTSTCFQSAYVSAYSGGTIPFLVVNGQYVHAQSQLIYPQNLQDWAGTGASTVLSDVQGESGGPWTAVQFQAWWIMAFMAKSTGAPVSQLAASLHWSSATTSGVEADFAEIP; encoded by the coding sequence ATGGTCGACTGGGACCGGGTCGAGCAGCTCCGAGACCGGGGCTGGGACTGGGACCGGATCGCCGACGATCCGAAGGTCGGGTTCCACCCGGAGGCCTCTGTCCAGGAGCCCGGGCGTGCGCTCCGGGCGCTGTACCATCGCCACCGCCGACGCGGGGGTCGCCGGGAACCCGAGGCCCCGAGCCGTCCGAGCAAGCAGGACCTCGAGCTGCGGGAGCACCGCTGGACCCTGCCGCGCGTCGGCTTCCTCGCGGTGCCGGTCTTCGGCCTGTGGGGCCTGCTGGCCTATCTCGTCCCGTCCCCGGTCGGTCTCCTGCTGCCCGCGATCCCGTGGCTGGCGCTCGGCGTGGCGGCCGCCGCGTTCATCCTGTGCTTCGGCCTGTGGCGGACCCAGGAGAAGCGCTGGACCCCGACGTACCGCAAGACGCTCGTGGGCGGCGTGGCGCTCGGGCTCGTGCTCGCGGGCACGGTCGGCCTGACGGGCTACCTCGCGTTCGGATGCCCGTACCTGCCCCCGTACTCGACGCTGGGCACGATCGGGACGAGCGGCACGGGCTCGGGGAGCGCCGCGGTGTCCCCGTGGGCCTACGGCAGCATGAGCGCCTGGCAGGACAGCGGTAAGCCGGTCGTCTACTTCTTCGGCGCCGAGTGGTGCCCGTACTGCTCGGCCGGCAGCTGGGCGATCTACAAGGCGCTCAGCGAGTTCGGCAACGTCTCGGGCGCGGGGAACGCGCTGGCCTATTCCGACCCGTCCGATGTCTATCCGAGCACCCCCGAGATCGTCCTCGCGAACATCGGGTACACCTCGAGCTGGGTGTCGTTCCAGGTCAGCGAGTACGTCGGCAGCTACTCCGGCCACCCGTTCCCGGGCACCTCCACCTGCTTCCAGTCGGCGTACGTCTCCGCCTACAGCGGGGGGACGATCCCGTTCCTCGTCGTGAACGGCCAGTACGTCCACGCCCAGAGCCAGTTGATCTACCCGCAGAACCTCCAGGACTGGGCCGGGACCGGGGCCTCGACGGTCCTGTCCGACGTGCAGGGCGAGTCCGGCGGGCCGTGGACGGCCGTCCAGTTCCAGGCGTGGTGGATCATGGCGTTCATGGCCAAGTCGACCGGGGCCCCCGTCTCACAGCTCGCGGCCTCGCTGCACTGGTCGAGCGCGACCACGAGCGGCGTCGAAGCGGACTTCGCCGAGATCCCGTAG
- the rnz gene encoding ribonuclease Z, whose protein sequence is MRLTFLGTAGSWPTKERSASAIALDLERELILLDCGEGTQRQFFQSSASFMRVRRVFLTHFHGDHFLGLPGLVQSMNLNNRTEPLDIYGPPDARELVERALALGYFTQRFPIAIHPLQPGESVELDGYTVRSARAEHPVPALAFRIEEGPKRGRFDGALARSLGIEGPDFRRLEAGESIRVGARVIHPSDVMGEPRPGRSIVYSGDTSPSDEVRRLAHRATVLIHEATASREIEEEANQWGHSSARQAAEIATAAEVRALFLTHFSSRYKELEALEAEANLAFPGTKAARDLLDHLVHQP, encoded by the coding sequence ATGCGTCTCACGTTCCTCGGGACCGCCGGTTCCTGGCCGACGAAGGAGCGCAGCGCCAGCGCGATCGCGCTCGACCTCGAGCGCGAGCTGATCCTCCTCGACTGCGGAGAGGGCACCCAGCGCCAGTTCTTCCAGTCGTCCGCTTCGTTCATGCGCGTGCGCCGGGTCTTCCTGACGCACTTTCACGGCGACCATTTCCTCGGGCTTCCCGGCCTCGTCCAGAGCATGAACCTCAACAACCGGACCGAGCCCCTCGACATCTACGGGCCGCCGGACGCGCGCGAGCTCGTCGAGCGCGCGCTCGCGCTCGGCTACTTCACCCAGCGCTTCCCGATCGCCATCCACCCGCTGCAGCCGGGCGAATCGGTGGAGCTCGACGGCTACACGGTGCGCAGCGCCCGGGCCGAGCACCCGGTGCCCGCGCTCGCCTTCCGCATCGAGGAGGGGCCGAAGCGTGGCCGCTTCGATGGCGCGCTCGCGCGATCGCTGGGCATCGAGGGGCCGGACTTCCGCCGCCTCGAGGCCGGGGAGTCGATCCGGGTCGGCGCCCGGGTGATCCATCCCTCCGACGTGATGGGCGAGCCACGGCCCGGCCGCTCGATCGTGTACTCGGGGGACACTTCGCCGAGCGACGAGGTGCGACGGCTCGCGCACCGGGCGACGGTGCTGATCCACGAAGCGACCGCCTCGCGCGAGATCGAGGAAGAGGCGAACCAGTGGGGCCACTCCTCCGCGCGCCAGGCCGCGGAGATCGCGACGGCGGCCGAGGTGCGTGCGCTGTTCCTCACGCACTTCTCCTCGCGCTACAAGGAGCTCGAGGCCCTCGAGGCCGAGGCGAACCTCGCGTTCCCCGGGACGAAAGCCGCGCGCGACCTGCTCGATCACCTCGTCCACCAGCCATGA
- the hutI gene encoding imidazolonepropionase produces MIRVDLVVDEIAELATLAPGPIPRTGPAMRELGIVRDAAIGIAGRRIAWIGPARRRRSEVRLAAGARTVSANGGIVVPGLVDAHTHALFAGDRAFELPRKAAGESYAEIARSGGGLYATVAATRAASDAILTDETVGRLERMVRHGATTIEVKSGYALDVPGELRLLRLLPRIARRAGVRVVPTFLGAHAVPPEFAGRADAYLDRLIADALPTIAREGLARFCDVFCEPGFFSPAQAERLLRAALAFGLGAKIHAEEFVASGGAAVAARVRATSADHLLQATPDDARRLAAAGVTAVLLPLTAFAATRAHHVPARAMVDAGVPVALGTDCSPNAWVESMPLVLAHAVHGGGLAPAEALCAATVNAAHACGLEDAGRLVVGGPADFAQFALRSLDQLGYRFDARPASIYRQGKPVFSA; encoded by the coding sequence ATGATCCGCGTCGACCTCGTCGTCGACGAGATCGCGGAGCTCGCGACCCTCGCTCCGGGTCCGATCCCCCGCACCGGCCCGGCGATGCGGGAGCTCGGGATCGTCCGGGACGCCGCGATCGGGATCGCCGGCCGCCGCATCGCCTGGATCGGTCCGGCCCGCCGACGGCGCTCGGAGGTCCGTCTCGCCGCCGGGGCTCGCACGGTCTCGGCGAACGGCGGGATCGTCGTGCCGGGCCTCGTGGACGCGCACACGCACGCGCTGTTCGCTGGTGACCGGGCGTTCGAGCTGCCCCGCAAGGCCGCCGGCGAGAGCTACGCCGAGATCGCCCGCTCGGGGGGCGGCCTGTATGCGACCGTGGCCGCGACGCGAGCGGCCTCCGACGCGATCCTCACCGACGAGACCGTCGGCCGGCTCGAGCGGATGGTCCGCCACGGCGCGACCACGATCGAGGTGAAGAGTGGCTACGCGCTCGACGTGCCCGGCGAGCTGCGGCTGCTGCGCCTGCTGCCACGGATCGCGCGTCGCGCGGGGGTCCGGGTCGTGCCGACCTTCCTCGGCGCCCACGCGGTGCCCCCCGAGTTCGCGGGGCGCGCCGACGCCTACCTCGACCGGCTCATCGCGGACGCCCTGCCGACGATCGCGCGCGAGGGGCTCGCGCGCTTCTGCGACGTCTTCTGCGAGCCCGGCTTCTTCTCGCCGGCCCAGGCCGAGCGTCTGCTCCGCGCCGCTCTCGCCTTCGGACTCGGGGCGAAGATCCACGCCGAGGAGTTCGTCGCCTCCGGCGGGGCGGCCGTCGCCGCGCGAGTCCGCGCCACCTCCGCGGACCACTTGCTCCAGGCGACGCCGGACGACGCGCGGCGTCTCGCCGCGGCCGGGGTGACGGCAGTGCTGCTGCCGCTGACGGCGTTCGCCGCGACGCGCGCCCACCACGTTCCGGCTCGCGCGATGGTCGACGCGGGCGTCCCCGTCGCGCTCGGCACGGACTGTTCGCCCAACGCCTGGGTCGAGTCGATGCCGCTCGTCCTCGCGCACGCCGTGCACGGCGGAGGGCTCGCTCCCGCCGAAGCGCTCTGCGCCGCCACCGTCAACGCCGCGCACGCCTGCGGCCTCGAGGACGCCGGGCGGCTTGTCGTCGGCGGACCCGCCGACTTCGCGCAGTTCGCGCTCCGCTCGCTCGATCAGCTCGGCTACCGCTTCGACGCGCGTCCGGCGTCGATTTACCGTCAGGGAAAACCGGTTTTCTCGGCGTAA
- a CDS encoding vitamin B12-dependent ribonucleotide reductase → MAVARKRPASAAEEPPARAAPRIGREPIPVPRLVPRGKTAFDTVAWRTHDALIKNAEGAVIFEQKGIHAPASWSETSVNIAASKYFRIIQGRRETSVDGMIRRVCHWIAQKGVELGYLETADEATTFEESLAYLMVQQMAAFNSPVWFNVGVRDPPQCSACFIQSIADDMDSILGLATSEGRLFKGGSGTGTNLSPLRGSHERLAGGGIASGPVSFMRAFDALAGVIKSGGTTRRAAKMVILNMDHPDIVDFIDCKVREEDKALALIREGYSSNFDGTDPDSAYASIAYQNANHSVRIPDAFMDAVVRDGEWRTFHRTDHAVAATYPARELWRKLAYAAWRCGDPGVQFDDLTNDWHTCPNSGRINASNPCSEYLFLDDTACNLASINLMKFLDAKGLFDVELFRQAVRAMILAMEIIVDASSYPTAPIAQNSHDFRPLGLGYANLGSLLMHYGLPYDSEAGRTLAGAISAFLSGEGYHMSSEIAKRTGPFPGFEKNRAPMLRVMGKHAKAAEQIGLNDPRLTPLVQAAVDRWHDTVKAGELWGYRNAQISVIAPTGTIGLLMGCDTLGLEPELSLVKTKNLVGGGVLRMVNRTVPDGLASRGYDPEEIRAISEHLEKTGTIEGAPGLDSEDLAIFDCALAPAGGSRTIAPMGHLNMLAAVQPFLSGGASKTINLPNESTVEEIEKIYLEAWRHGIKSVALYRDGCKASQPFETGKGRAGAPGGPRGPTRERLPDERDAITHHFSVGGHDGYVTVGLYPDGRPGEIFFRVTKEGSTVNGLMDSLGISMSMALQHGVPLKDLVRKLAHLRFEPAGATNNPKIRFAKSIPDYVARWLALEFLTEEERRSIGLEGPAAEGNGNGNGHAPSAPAKTGAPGQTVKFETRLLDAFAQDSGAPGGVSEDAPSCAICGGIMVRSGTCYACTVCGSTSGCS, encoded by the coding sequence ATGGCCGTTGCACGCAAGCGCCCCGCCTCCGCCGCCGAGGAGCCGCCCGCACGGGCGGCGCCGCGGATCGGCCGGGAACCGATTCCCGTCCCCCGTCTCGTCCCGCGCGGTAAGACCGCCTTCGACACCGTCGCCTGGCGGACCCACGACGCGCTCATCAAGAACGCCGAGGGGGCCGTCATCTTCGAGCAGAAGGGGATCCACGCCCCGGCGTCGTGGAGCGAGACGAGCGTGAACATCGCCGCGTCGAAGTACTTCCGCATCATCCAGGGCCGCCGCGAGACGTCGGTGGACGGGATGATCCGGCGCGTCTGCCACTGGATCGCCCAGAAGGGCGTCGAGCTCGGCTACCTCGAGACGGCCGACGAGGCGACGACGTTCGAGGAGAGCCTCGCCTACCTCATGGTCCAGCAGATGGCGGCGTTCAACAGCCCCGTCTGGTTCAACGTCGGCGTCCGCGATCCACCGCAGTGCTCGGCCTGCTTCATCCAGTCGATCGCGGACGACATGGACTCGATCCTCGGGCTCGCGACGAGCGAGGGGCGTCTGTTCAAGGGCGGCAGCGGGACCGGGACGAACCTCTCCCCGCTGCGGGGCAGCCACGAGCGGCTCGCCGGCGGCGGGATCGCCTCGGGCCCGGTCTCGTTCATGCGCGCCTTCGACGCGCTCGCCGGCGTCATCAAGAGCGGCGGGACGACCCGCCGGGCAGCGAAGATGGTGATCCTCAACATGGACCACCCGGACATCGTCGACTTCATCGACTGCAAGGTCCGCGAAGAGGACAAGGCGCTCGCGCTGATCCGCGAGGGCTATTCGTCCAACTTCGACGGCACCGATCCGGACTCGGCCTACGCGTCGATCGCCTACCAGAACGCCAACCACTCCGTCCGCATCCCGGACGCGTTCATGGACGCCGTCGTGCGCGACGGCGAGTGGAGGACGTTCCACCGCACCGACCACGCGGTCGCGGCGACGTATCCCGCCAGGGAGCTCTGGCGCAAGCTCGCCTACGCCGCCTGGCGCTGCGGCGACCCCGGCGTCCAGTTCGACGACCTCACCAACGACTGGCACACCTGCCCGAACTCCGGCCGGATCAACGCGTCGAACCCGTGCAGCGAGTACCTGTTCCTCGACGACACCGCCTGCAACCTCGCCTCGATCAACCTGATGAAGTTCCTCGACGCGAAGGGCCTGTTCGACGTCGAGCTGTTCCGCCAGGCGGTCCGGGCGATGATCCTCGCGATGGAGATCATCGTGGACGCCTCGAGCTACCCGACCGCGCCGATCGCGCAGAACTCCCACGACTTCCGCCCGCTCGGCCTCGGCTACGCGAACCTGGGCTCGCTGCTGATGCACTACGGCCTCCCCTACGACTCGGAGGCGGGCCGCACGCTCGCCGGCGCGATCTCGGCGTTCCTCTCGGGCGAGGGCTACCACATGTCGAGCGAGATCGCCAAGCGCACGGGGCCGTTCCCGGGGTTCGAGAAGAACCGGGCGCCGATGCTGCGCGTCATGGGTAAGCACGCCAAGGCGGCCGAGCAGATCGGGCTCAATGACCCGCGCCTCACGCCGCTCGTCCAGGCGGCGGTCGACCGCTGGCACGACACGGTGAAGGCCGGCGAGCTGTGGGGCTACCGCAACGCCCAGATCTCGGTGATCGCCCCGACCGGGACGATCGGGCTCCTGATGGGCTGCGACACCCTCGGCCTCGAGCCCGAGCTCTCCCTCGTCAAGACGAAGAACCTGGTCGGCGGCGGGGTACTGCGGATGGTCAACCGGACCGTGCCGGACGGGCTCGCGAGCCGCGGCTACGATCCCGAGGAGATCCGCGCCATCAGCGAGCACCTGGAGAAGACCGGGACGATCGAGGGCGCGCCGGGGCTCGACAGCGAGGACCTCGCCATCTTCGACTGCGCGCTCGCGCCGGCGGGCGGTTCGCGCACGATCGCCCCGATGGGGCACCTCAACATGCTCGCCGCGGTCCAGCCGTTCCTCTCGGGCGGGGCGTCGAAGACGATCAACCTGCCCAACGAGTCGACCGTCGAGGAGATCGAGAAGATCTACCTCGAGGCCTGGCGCCACGGCATCAAGTCGGTCGCGCTGTACCGGGACGGCTGCAAGGCGAGCCAGCCGTTCGAGACGGGCAAGGGGCGCGCCGGCGCCCCGGGTGGGCCCCGCGGTCCCACGCGCGAGCGCCTCCCCGACGAGCGCGATGCCATCACGCACCACTTCAGCGTCGGGGGACACGACGGCTACGTGACCGTCGGCCTGTATCCCGACGGCCGCCCCGGCGAGATCTTCTTCCGGGTGACGAAGGAGGGCTCGACCGTCAACGGGCTGATGGATTCGCTCGGGATCTCGATGTCGATGGCGCTCCAGCACGGCGTGCCGCTCAAGGACCTCGTCCGGAAGCTCGCGCACCTTCGGTTCGAGCCGGCCGGTGCGACGAACAATCCGAAGATCCGATTCGCGAAATCGATCCCCGACTACGTCGCCCGGTGGCTCGCGCTCGAGTTCCTGACCGAGGAGGAGCGCCGCTCGATCGGCCTCGAGGGGCCCGCGGCGGAGGGCAACGGCAACGGGAACGGCCACGCGCCCAGTGCGCCGGCCAAGACGGGCGCGCCGGGCCAGACCGTCAAGTTCGAGACGCGGCTCCTCGATGCCTTCGCCCAGGACAGTGGGGCGCCGGGCGGGGTCAGCGAGGACGCGCCGTCGTGCGCGATCTGCGGCGGCATCATGGTGCGCTCGGGCACGTGCTACGCGTGCACGGTCTGCGGCTCCACGAGCGGCTGCTCGTAG